The sequence below is a genomic window from Falco rusticolus isolate bFalRus1 chromosome 8, bFalRus1.pri, whole genome shotgun sequence.
AAAACATGtaaccccctccccacccaaaGCACAAACATGGAGGTTCCTTTCCCAGTGCAACCTCTCTGTGGCAGTTACAGACCAGCATGTCGTACAGCAATGCCTGAAACACGGGCTTCAACTACCGTGATGAACACAGACACTAGAATCCTGGGAGCCAGGTACAATTTTCAAGTCTGTCCCTCAAGACACAGTGAATCTAGAATGTAAGCCCCAGttagaaaccagaaaaaagctTACCTCTTCTGCCTCACTATTTTCAAGTGAAGGACGAAGCGTTCTTTTGCAACTGCACCCTGAAGCAGATCTTCTGAACTACCACGTGGATTCCCCCAGCCCTTGGCTGCAGGCAAGaacaaggaggagaaggaagcgCTAACAGGCGCTGACAGGGGACTAAGGTGCAGGAGAGAACAGCAGTGAACAAACGTTCATCAGCTCTTcatgaatttttatttactaaaaCATTCCTTGAAGGGTTTCAGCATTAAGTTAACACTGTTATTTGTAAGCAATAATTGCCTCTATACTAGAAAAGTAAAGAGACCTCTTTGCGATTATTGCACAAAAACCTGGCAGCAAACCATTAATAACCCTTTGAAATACACATACAGATCAGTTTCTGAAACTGTTACAGAATGTCTCcaaagtacaaaataaatatattgttaaagaataaaaactaaacacaattatgtttatttaaatcaaGTCCAGCAAGAAAATATAGCAAATACCCCAGCACTTGCTGCATGCATCCACAGCGTAGCTATTTCATGAGTGTGGTCGTATTTCCACCCGCTCCCCAAAATATATAACTTtgacaagaaatgaaaaatagataaaacataacatgaagcattttcttttaatatatattgCCATTTTGGTATTTAATGCTTAATCTATAAATAGACACTCTCAGACACAAGAATGCTTTATAAGTGTGTTATTGTGCtgttttaagattaaaatattttacattaataagTCCAAAGCAGTTCATTCTTTAGTCACacttccagtgaaaaaaatgttcttgtatTCCATTACATATCAAAATtggaattttcattttatcagtAAGTGACTATATGCTGATGACTACTTTAAAATATACCTAGTTCACAAAAAGTATTGCTTATCTGAGCACTAGGTAAATACTATATACAGGTGCTCAAAGAGTAGATGAGAAACGTCATGTAGTGCTACTGTTAAGAAAAGTAGTACAAAAATTTCCAATAATTTatgtcctgatttttttttctgtgtgtgctaCCAGGAAAAAATTGAAGGATATTAGAAAAATCAAGATCCTTATCCCAACTATTCTCAGCTGAAGGAACAAAACAATCTATAATTAAGTTTTTCCATTAATtacaaatttaatttaactAAGGATTATGGAGGCAGCATGTGACAGATTTAAATGCATATAATCTGTTAAATTGAACAATTGAAAATTAATGATCTAAAATTCTTAGATTGctttaaatctgtaattttcAGCATAGTGCTACATATTGTTCAGTCTCGAAGGCTAAAATCAAGAAATTTTGATTCTCATTCTAACATAAGGAAAGCTCATCTGCACCTTCTCTTAAACCTTTTTAGCAGCATAGTCAGctttataaagagaaaaaggcaaaatattacATAATTTACACATTCTAATAACCTTTCCAAGGCATCAAAGGACCCAGCTTTAAATTCCTATAActgacaaaaatatattaacatataCTTGCATTTACACTTTCAAAAATGTGTAGTTAGTATTAAGTTGGCCTATGAAGCAGTAGTAAAGTGCAAAATATTTGGTACAGCATCTAGTGATTAGCTTTTGCTTCTGTGGAGCACAAATGCGGAAGCCTGGCTCTTCCATTGACAGATATGGTGTTTGATGGAGGACCAACctggaggcaggggaggaaaacaagataaaagaaatattaacctaacttttcagattcttttctttgtagtaTGTAACACAGTATTacttcaaggaaagaaaaataacgtTCCTTCAGTTAGCACTTTTCTCATTGCAATGAAAGATCTCCTATATGATTTCTGAACAAAGCACAGATGGTATGGAAGTGGTAATAtaagaaattacttaaaaacATACTTTGTTGTATCTAAAAGTTCTGTGTGTAATTATTGAAAACACGCATAACTTTAGTCCTTCTCCAGACCTGGCTGcaaagaaatacttgaaaaaacaTCACTTAACCAAacactttttataaaatattacacAGGGCTGCTTTCTTATAAAATCTTCTAACACTCCTTTATACCATGGTAATGTTTGTTTTATCAGAAGCAAACCGTAACTTTTAGAATAGATAGCAAAGACCTGATTTTCAAGGGAGCTGCATAACGAACAGCTCCAGCTGGAGGTCATGGGAGTTGTGGATGCTCAACAGCTATGCAAACCACATACCACAGCACACAGTTTACtaaacacaatgaaaacattctgaaaagaaaaatggttaaAAAGAAACCTCACTTGACCCATTTTAGGTTAGTAATTACTGAGGGCCCTATTGAACAGAAAAGACCAGCAACACAAAAGGCCACAGATCTCAGCACTGCATATTCACAACATATTAAGTAAAataggggaaaaataaagaatctGGCTAGCGGTgccaacattttatttttctaacgATTCTTTCACAGAGCTGAAAGAAGGGAGATTGTGTTAAGAGGTAAAAAGAGAAGCAAGTACCTGACAGACCTCTTTCGCAACTCAAATGGATCACATCATTACTCCTTTTAATGAGTGCAGAACGATAGCGGAAGCTATGAGGagaatgcatttaaaaagtcCTCTCAATACTGGAAATCACTTCTGGGTGCTAATAAGTTACTGATACAAAACGCTTTGTTTCTGTGTCCTACTGCCAGTCCTCCATgttaaacacaaaataagaccatgtttttattaaatttgcCATGGGCCAAAAAAGCTCTTTCTGTCGTCAGACATACCTGTACCACAGCACACATGCTTTGGGTAAGAGTGAAAAAGAACAGCATGTTCAGTTTTATGTTTGGCAAAATTTCAGTGGGTTCTTCATTGCATTTTGTGTGTGCCTGTTTCAGGGTTTTTCTGAAGCCTGTTTCGGGTTTCTGTgttgcagaaagcttttcttcacGGCTACAGAATTTTCATTATTGTAATTTCTCTTTAGGAAGTCTAGCCCTTGCCTCACCCCCTGTCTCAACATGTACTATACTGAGAAAGAATATCTCCTGCCCgcagaaaagaaagggagaggaaaaaggactTTAATCACCATCTCTCACTTCTTTCCAATGCCATTCTTGTACCTAGAGTGACAAAGAGTATATGGGTCAAATCTACcccaaaacatttctatttaaaaagaatgaataaCCACATCATGAAgttttgcttaattttctttctagtaaAAACAGACTTCTTGGATTTTGAAAAGCACATTATAAactttatgttttaaaacagttataAGCTACCGGGCCAACAGCCATGCTTATGCATATTTTCCATAGAATCATAAAACAAAAGTTCACACACTACACAAAATCAATAAAGTTCAGTATtattgaaaatgtaattatgcattggaggggaaaaaaccccaccctcaataaaaacatacacaaacaAAATCCTAACAATATTTCTGGTAGAACAGATAGATTTGACCTCTAGTGGACTGAACaatacagcattttctgtatCTTACCCTGTTTTTAAAGTGGCTGTGGTTAGTGACATGTAACACTATGGTGTATTATGTACCACTTTTATGGACTAGAGGTCAAAAAACTACTTGAGCATGCCTGTAACCTTTCTGGGAAACTGAATCTTCCTATTCAGTGTAGAAATGATGGGAGGTCTACAAGCCTCAGAGAGGCTGTTGCAGTGCTACACTGAAGCAAAACCTTACATATGAAATGGCTTGTTCTAACATCAACCATCATACTAAGAGATTTCAACCCTAGGGAAACAAAGAGTTCCatgaaacaaacaacaaacacactCCTTGCATCCACCCACCACATatcatttgtttctttcaagtttcaagtgggaagggaggaaaaacaaaacctactgAATTTCTTTAACCTTCTGCAATGAGAAACTATTCCTCAATacataatgcaaaatattaatgctGGGTCAAGACAGCTTTGTGTGAGACACTCAATAAATTCCCTGGttacaaatttaaaacaatgcagatttttaaagtgtgcAATGTTTTGCCCAATGAGAGAAGTATAGGTGAATTttaggagagaaaggaaaatttaagcCACAGTTTCAActtgagggggtgggggaagatgGTACTATCAGGACTGTTGACAAAACACCAAGAAATACTTCACTAATGACaccaaaaagcagcaggaggctTGAAGTACATTGAAGAATTAAGGATCTGATAGAGTTGAATGAATAGAAAAATACAACCTTCAAAACTCAGGTATGTCATCTGCCGGCAAAAGATTGCAGCTATATCAGGTCTAGGGTGAAGCTGCTTAGCATGTGTCTAAAACCATACTACTCCAAACTATAGAATCACAAACAAATAATTATGCTCCCGATTTTACGGAAGAGATACTGAATTGATAACAGatttctaattaatttcagGAATATTTCCCATTGGATTTGTACTGTTTGGAAACATGGACGTATGAAACTATGCGTGTGCAAGTTCAGTCTGCAAAACTGAACGCTCTTCCCTACCTCCTTTCCCATTGTTAAAGAGACCTCCTGGCAGCACTCTGTGCTGAAGCTAACTGCTTTTAGTGTCAGGCATTAATATGGCAATTTTGAAGGAAGTACCATGAGTTCATTGTTAGGGATGCAACCAAGAAAACTCACCCTTTTCAATttggcagcagcttctccagagCGGATTGCAGCTAGCAAGCTCTGGTGGATCTGTTCTGGGTCAGCGCGCTGGAATGGCGTCGTGGTTTGTCTCTTAGTGACAGGGAGTGGGTGGTCAGTGGAAACACCTGACTGTGCCTGACTCTTCTGCTCACTGTTCACACTGCTGCCTTTCTATAAAGGAAgtggcaggaaaagcaaaacaaaaccctttaaTCTGGATTAGTCATACATGGAAAATGAAGTCAACCTGGCACAAGGCTGCATGTCAGTGCCACCTTTCTGGTGTTTGCTTCGTTCAAGATTTCAGAGATCAGCCACATCTCCACTATAGCACATAGTTTCTCCTTCAGAAAATTATGCCAGGAAAATTTTATACCCCCGTTCAAGTGTGTGTGTGCCATGATCACTTGAAGCCAAACTGATCACACTACTCAGAATTAAACTTAAGAAACCAACACAGAACCATAAAGAACAAACCATAAGCACTCTAGACATAAAAATAGGTACACAGCCTATAAATGATTCTATTTGGTTTAGTGTTCTTTCAAGTGGGGGATGCTAATTATGacaagaaataattatttccaatAACCTGAATGAGGTTTTCACTTTTGCATTCCATGTATTCTTGTATTTCATTATGATGCTGTGCTACTGCTAGACACCACAAGGTGCTCACACTGTGAATACAGCACTTTCTGACCAGGAAGCAGTTCAGACAGTAGTCTCTAGACTGGTTGCACTagatcataaaatcatttaagcTGGAAAACATGGAGTTCAACTGTAAGCCTAGCagtgccaagcccaccactaaaccatgtccccaagtcTCACAACTACATGTCtgttaaatacctccagggatggtgacgccaccactgccctgggcagcctgttccaatgcttggcaacccttttggtgaaaaattttttcctaatatccaatctaaacctcccctggtacgacttgaggctgttttctcttttcctattgcttgttatctgggagaagagaccttcctccacctgcctacaacctcctttcaggcagttgcagagtgataaggtcccccctgagccttctcctctccaggctaaaccaccccagttccctcagctgctcctcacaggactgaCAGTGGATCAACAACCAACCACTATTGGAAATAAAGTTTACCTTTTCCATTAGACTATTTTGTGACCCGCCTGTTATGGTCTGTAAGGAAGGGGTTTTCACTTGAGGCACAGAGGTAGCTGAAGAGCATTCAGCTGCCAAAGCAGCAGGGGAGAGTTCAACAGGACATTCCTCTCTCGGTGCAGGGCTAGCGATTGTACGTGTCTTATTGAATGATTGTGACCTTTTGACTGCGGATGAGACAGCAAGAGCAAAAGGGGATGGTCGCGAACTGGAGTACGGCTTTGGAACTGCAAAAGTTCTTAGAGTTCTAAGGTTCAGTGGTGCTGGTGGACAGGAGGGAAAACTTGAAGGTTTATTGCTTTTAACAGGAGAAGTGGAgggttctgtttcttttctatcaactttttcttcatgttctgGAGGAAAGGAAGTATTTGTTTTACGTAAAGACAAAGAAATTGGATCAGgtggtgagattttttttcccatctctgtATTCTTAACTTCATTTTGAATGGAATTAGGAGCACAAACACTACTTCTGGCAATTGCAGATGTCACATAATGACTTGAAGCTCTTCGTTGCATTTGCAGATAAAAAGAACTAGGCTTCATTGTAGGACTTAATGCATTTGCCTTGTCCTGAGTCTCAGAGGAAGCATTTGTATTATCCAAGCTTAGTATCAATGGGACACGCTGTTTGGAAGACTCTGTTTCCACCCGATTGCTCTCAGTAGTAATCTCAGCTCCAGATATCACATGTTCAGAAACCCTGTTGACTCTGTCTAGCAGATcatttgctgctgcaggttCATTTTGGGAACCAGCCTGTAAATGACCCACACTTTTTGGAAGCTGAGGAATTTCAGCTTGAACTAGGAATTCTTTGGGGTCTTCATGCTTCAGAGGGTTTTCCAAAGTAGATACCTCTTGTTCCTTATGATCTGATAGAATTTCTGATTCCCAGCTCTTCATTATTTCTAAGGATTTTGGAGGCACTATTTTATAAGTAGTCATTCCAATTTTTGGTATGTAATCCCTTGTAATTTCATTTGCAGGCTTGGGTTTAGGTTTGGTGTCCTGTCTGTAAAGAGGGTGACCTTTTACAGGAGAGCCATCTGCAATTTTTACAGTTGTTTCTGGTgaagcaaaattactttcatgtATACAAATGTGACTCTGATCTTTtatggaaattactttttcatggGTAACTTCTTGTCTCTCAAGATTTTGCTCCATTGAATCATCTTCATCCTCTTGTATTCCATGTGTCACTTGAAGAAGGGGGTTGTTTGTATCTGTGTTGTGCTGAGGGACCAGTCCTCTGAATGTGGATGATTCACAGTCCTGAGGAACAACAATTTGTTTCTGTGTAGTCCTTCCTAAACTGCTATCCGATGTACCTGTCTGGATTGCAACATCCTGAGTTTTTACAGCGTTCAGGGTGGTTTGATCTGTTTTCTGATCTTGTTTTTCTGGATTCAGCTGAGGATAATTCCTATGACTTGCAGAGATGTCATTTTTACATGCCTGGCAGTTTGATAGTCTGTCAACTTCAAGCTTGTTATTTTCTCTAAAATCGATTGCTTTAATTTTGGCTGTCTgaagttcttttctttcttccgTCGTTGTAAGGAGTTTTGTATCACTGTGATCTTTAAGTTAAAGAGAGATTCCAAAATTAATACAAATGCCAGAAAGATTCAGTCTTCCCCCTTACATCACAAAGCCCCACATCCGATGTATTTAACTACAAGGACTGCCTCCTCGCTAATATTAAGATTTTCCTTAACACTTGCTTTTAAAGGGTATTTAAGATATACGTATCTTTGACTAGTATTGCCAAATAATAGTATTCTAACTCAGGTATTCTTCCTTAATTAACAGGCTACTGGTGTCATGCATCAACTTAATAAGAAAACCTAttctagaaacattttaaaagtgctaaTGAATTTCAATTGATTATATGGGCATCAGTGACTTCAAGAGCTCAAGGACTATTCAATATTAAATTAGATGCAATTCTTAGTTATTTCCATACTTTTGTGGTTTCTGTTCCTTAGTTTTAACATTATAAATATTATGTGTCAACTACACCTTATGTATTTGTACATGGGAACAACTGGAAAACATAGGGACAACAGCAATCTTCcaactttatttttccaactGTTTAGCAGGTCAGATAATTCAATTTTCTACCCTCAGACTAAACACATAGTCctctccaaaacacagcaatattTGCGtcaaactgttttaaatacaaaacaatcATTTGGtgtggtattaaaaaaaaaaaagaaagaagtcttcATTTCAAGTAGGTTATAAAATGGCAGTTAAAACTTATATCACATATAAACAGGACTCATGCAGTATGTTGTTATGATTTATAAAGAGAGGTGTGCTGAATATAAAAGACTATGGAAGGCCTAATATATAAATCTGAAAATCAGTGTCACAAAAGGCTAAAATAAATCAGTCAGGTCACTAAATCCGCAGAAAAATTTATGATCCATCAGATGCACAGGATGGCGTCACTTCTTTACAAATCAGCATGTCACTTTGTTTTATTcgtgtttaaaaatattttcatgcagaaaactTATGCTAATTTAGTAAGCAAAGAACAACTGATGacccctccttccctgctggggTGCAATGCCCATGTCACACCCCGTGCCAGGACTCTGTCcagccttccctctcctccacaCCACTCCAACCATACTGCCCTACAACAGCACAATGCAGCTTTCACTACcactataataaaaaaatattaaaaatgaaacccCCAAAATCCAAAACTGCAGTCAATTCTTGTCACCTCATCTCAAAGAGGATACACCAGAGCTATAGAAAGTACAAAGCAAATAATCTCATACTAGCAATTCAAGAGTTGATTgtattgtcatttttttcaaagggatAGAAAAGTTCCCTTCAACCTTGCTTTGAAGTATTAAAAATGAGTGGGAACTACTCAccatcagttttattttgatcCAAAATTCTAAGCTTCCTGtctttttcaaatgcagcttGCTCACTGCTTATCTCAGTCTGTAGTCCTCTGCAAAGCACAACAGTACATTAAATATGCTGGTATCATTCCTTTCAGTAAACACTAGGAACTATACAAGAGAACTGGCAATATTCTCCAAACACAGATGGACAAAACAGAATCACTCAGCCAAACATTGGAGTACTCAACAGAAGagatatattattatttttttttaacaagaggAAATGCTGCTATGGTATTTTACCAAAATGACATGCAGCTTCGCTCTCTTCTGTGTAAGCAGACgatcagttttcctttctcttctccccctccAAACTCGTTACTGGAAAGGGGCTTGTTCAAACTGCACGACTCAAGTTTCAATGAAGCCGCAATGGTTTATCATTCACATAACTGTTCTTAGTGTGAAGTGTTTTTGACACACCCAGCATTCAGAAACATGCCCTTGCGTTTGTCCCTGCCACAATACAGAGGAAGCTGCACAAGATGCTGACTGCGTATGAACTGTGCAGTactatattttcaaaatagtgATGAAAAACTTTGTCTCTTTCAAGAAATACCTTTAGAACAACAAAGAAGCACA
It includes:
- the COBLL1 gene encoding cordon-bleu protein-like 1 isoform X1, yielding MSPAAEGNNSELAMHTHTPSLLPTYAIERNSLDFNGEEKPVLFWRRKSKAPPPPSETKPIAVSPFDKTESANLIMEQKEDVVDKDIELSVVLPGDVIKYTTVNGRKPVMDLLIFLCAQYHLNPSSYSIELVSAENSQIKFKPNTPVGTLEVEKVIVKPKQMDKKKPAPVIPEQTVRVVINYKKTQKTVVRVSPHSPLQELIPIICSKCEFDPSHALLLKNYQSQEPLDVTKSLNDLGLRELYAMDISRATSPVDLNLPSLQDSYQSENLDVLKEKENKGFFSFFQRSKKKKEQAASAPATPLMSKPRPTFITRSNTVSKQYDSNTLPSEMPKKRRAPLPPMPNSQSAPQDLGQAQVRPASDTVKSNSLDRNEQAPLGLVRKGSLPLSDTASINSSLRRMKRKAPSPPSRVPEDQSESCNETVTESTESAPAKVEERATKMQSETVGVRSLEYNLEEIDEREETNVQQREYSESTNTSLGIGEVTAAFSSAEVPLETEKNDPASSAPAPGSVSVDNSQSFQEEKQENMSTDGKGLQTEISSEQAAFEKDRKLRILDQNKTDDHSDTKLLTTTEERKELQTAKIKAIDFRENNKLEVDRLSNCQACKNDISASHRNYPQLNPEKQDQKTDQTTLNAVKTQDVAIQTGTSDSSLGRTTQKQIVVPQDCESSTFRGLVPQHNTDTNNPLLQVTHGIQEDEDDSMEQNLERQEVTHEKVISIKDQSHICIHESNFASPETTVKIADGSPVKGHPLYRQDTKPKPKPANEITRDYIPKIGMTTYKIVPPKSLEIMKSWESEILSDHKEQEVSTLENPLKHEDPKEFLVQAEIPQLPKSVGHLQAGSQNEPAAANDLLDRVNRVSEHVISGAEITTESNRVETESSKQRVPLILSLDNTNASSETQDKANALSPTMKPSSFYLQMQRRASSHYVTSAIARSSVCAPNSIQNEVKNTEMGKKISPPDPISLSLRKTNTSFPPEHEEKVDRKETEPSTSPVKSNKPSSFPSCPPAPLNLRTLRTFAVPKPYSSSRPSPFALAVSSAVKRSQSFNKTRTIASPAPREECPVELSPAALAAECSSATSVPQVKTPSLQTITGGSQNSLMEKKGSSVNSEQKSQAQSGVSTDHPLPVTKRQTTTPFQRADPEQIHQSLLAAIRSGEAAAKLKRVGPPSNTISVNGRARLPHLCSTEAKANH
- the COBLL1 gene encoding cordon-bleu protein-like 1 isoform X6 encodes the protein MEQKEDVVDKDIELSVVLPGDVIKYTTVNGRKPVMDLLIFLCAQYHLNPSSYSIELVSAENSQIKFKPNTPVGTLEVEKVIVKPKQMDKKKPAPVIPEQTVRVVINYKKTQKTVVRVSPHSPLQELIPIICSKCEFDPSHALLLKNYQSQEPLDVTKSLNDLGLRELYAMDISRATSPVDLNLPSLQDSYQSENLDVLKEKENKGFFSFFQRSKKKKEQAASAPATPLMSKPRPTFITRSNTVSKQYDSNTLPSEMPKKRRAPLPPMPNSQSAPQDLGQAQVRPASDTVKSNSLDRNEQAPLGLVRKGSLPLSDTASINSSLRRMKRKAPSPPSRVPEDQSESCNETVTESTESAPAKVEERATKMQSETVGVRSLEYNLEEIDEREETNVQQREYSESTNTSLGIGEVTAAFSSAEVPLETEKNDPASSAPAPGSVSVDNSQSFQEEKQENMSTDGKGLQTEISSEQAAFEKDRKLRILDQNKTDDHSDTKLLTTTEERKELQTAKIKAIDFRENNKLEVDRLSNCQACKNDISASHRNYPQLNPEKQDQKTDQTTLNAVKTQDVAIQTGTSDSSLGRTTQKQIVVPQDCESSTFRGLVPQHNTDTNNPLLQVTHGIQEDEDDSMEQNLERQEVTHEKVISIKDQSHICIHESNFASPETTVKIADGSPVKGHPLYRQDTKPKPKPANEITRDYIPKIGMTTYKIVPPKSLEIMKSWESEILSDHKEQEVSTLENPLKHEDPKEFLVQAEIPQLPKSVGHLQAGSQNEPAAANDLLDRVNRVSEHVISGAEITTESNRVETESSKQRVPLILSLDNTNASSETQDKANALSPTMKPSSFYLQMQRRASSHYVTSAIARSSVCAPNSIQNEVKNTEMGKKISPPDPISLSLRKTNTSFPPEHEEKVDRKETEPSTSPVKSNKPSSFPSCPPAPLNLRTLRTFAVPKPYSSSRPSPFALAVSSAVKRSQSFNKTRTIASPAPREECPVELSPAALAAECSSATSVPQVKTPSLQTITGGSQNSLMEKKGSSVNSEQKSQAQSGVSTDHPLPVTKRQTTTPFQRADPEQIHQSLLAAIRSGEAAAKLKRVGPPSNTISVNGRARLPHLCSTEAKANH